The DNA sequence GGGAAGCTCACCGCCGGCCAGGAACGAGGCGGTGTCCTTGTTGCCGGCCAGGATGTTCGGCTCCGCGAGCAGGCGAGCGTTTCCGCGCGTCTCCTCGGCGTCAAGGAAGGCGAGGACCTTGTCGGTCCCCAGGTCGGAGAGGACGGTGAAGAACTTGGACGTGCTCGGGATCGAGATCTTCCCCGTCTCGGCGTCGATCGGGTTGTCGTTGTTGAGGAAGCCGGTCCCGACGCGCGTCCCGCCATCGCGATAGACGGATGAGATCCCGATCTGCCGCAGCGCCTCGCGCCGGACCTCGGCGAACTTCACCGCGATCGCGATCTGCATCCGGTCGGACGGCGAGTGCACCGAGATGCGGTAGTGCGTGCGATCGCCGTTCTGGAACCAGACGATGGCGTCGGTCTCGCCCGACTTGAGCGAGTTGATGACCAGTTCGCGCTCGGAGATGACGACCAGGTCGGCCACCTCGGGGTTGGCGATCGAGACGCGCGTGACCGGGACGGCGGCCGTCACCGGGAACGACCGTCCCACCGGGAGGTCGATCGGGGTGATGGGGCCCACGCCCTGGGCGGCCGACGGCCTGGAGACGAGCGTGCCGGCAAGGGCGGCAACGAGGGCGACGTTCGCGATATGCAGCAGACGGAGTCGGGTCAAGCGCGACCTCCAATGATGGAAAGCAAGTGTCGGCCGAGGGAGATGATCGGTGACGGGAATCGACACGAAGTCAGCGCGGGTTGGTGTCGCGCTTGGCCAAGGAGTCCTTCAGGAACTTCTGTTCGCTGGCGGTGCGGCCACGATAGACCTTGACGCTCAGCGATTCCGGCTTGGGTGGGGGCGGGGCAATCGGCTGAGGGACTGGCTGGCTCGCGGCCGGCTGCTGCGCGGGCTGCGTCGATGTCGTCGGGCGCCGGGCTGGCGCCGTCGACCGGCGTACGGGTGCCTGCCGCGGCGCCGGGGGGAGGTCGACGAGGTCACGCGCCCGAGCGCCGCGAGTGTCGACCGAGTCCGGGTCACCGTAGCCGCGCAGGACGAGCTGGATCTGCCCTTGGCTGGCACCGATGGCGAGGCGTTCGGCTTCCTCGGGCGACACCTCGAGCGTGGCGACCGTGGTCTGGATCGGGCGCCCGTCGTCACCGCGTTGCACCTGGGCCCCCATGGCCAGGATCTTCATGTTCTCCATGAAGAGCTTCGCCGTGCGCTCCGAGTTCCCCTCCGTGGGGTTGAGCGTGAGGAGGATGTCGACACGGCTGTTCGGCTGGATCATCCCGCCGACGCCGGAGACGTCGTTGATGCGCACCGACATCGCGCGCTTGCCGGGCGGGATCTTGACCTCGAGCCCCGGCGACGTCCCATCGGGCGCCAACCGACCGGGGACGATGGCTTCGCCCTTGAAGATCGTCACGCGGGAGACGCGACCGGCCACCGAGTCGATGTTCGCGAAGACGCCGGCCGGAACGGTCGGCGCAGGCCACTGCGCTACCGTGACGGCCAGGCGATCGATCGCCGAGCCTTCGGGAATGTCACGGGCGGCGACCACGACCGGGAGCGTCGCGATCTGGTTGCTGGCTTTGGCGTTCTCGACGTACCGATACACGCCGTAGGTCGCGGCGGCTGCGACGACGAGGGCGCCGTACAGGACGAGACTGTATCGATTGGTGGCCAGGATGTTCGACTACGAGGAGACGGTACGACGAGGGACCGAGCGAGGGGGAATCCCCGCGGGGTCGGGTGCACGATCGGTCGGAAGACTGGAGCCCGTCACGGCGCGTACTCCCAGCGGAAGACAGCCGAGCGGGTGACCTGGATCCCCGACAGCCCCCAGAGTGAGGTGATGCCGACGAAGATCGGGTAGTTCGTCACACTGACGATCACATCATTGCCAAACGTCACAGCGACCCGTGCCGTG is a window from the Gemmatimonadetes bacterium SCN 70-22 genome containing:
- a CDS encoding Flp pilus assembly protein CpaB, which translates into the protein MYRYVENAKASNQIATLPVVVAARDIPEGSAIDRLAVTVAQWPAPTVPAGVFANIDSVAGRVSRVTIFKGEAIVPGRLAPDGTSPGLEVKIPPGKRAMSVRINDVSGVGGMIQPNSRVDILLTLNPTEGNSERTAKLFMENMKILAMGAQVQRGDDGRPIQTTVATLEVSPEEAERLAIGASQGQIQLVLRGYGDPDSVDTRGARARDLVDLPPAPRQAPVRRSTAPARRPTTSTQPAQQPAASQPVPQPIAPPPPKPESLSVKVYRGRTASEQKFLKDSLAKRDTNPR